A genomic window from Macaca mulatta isolate MMU2019108-1 chromosome 19, T2T-MMU8v2.0, whole genome shotgun sequence includes:
- the EEF2 gene encoding elongation factor 2 isoform X1, producing MVNFTVDQIRAIMDKKANIRNMSVIAHVDHGKSTLTDSLVCKAGIIASARAGETRFTDTRKDEQERCITIKSTAISLFYELSENDLNFIKQSKDGAGFLINLIDSPGHVDFSSEVTAALRVTDGALVVVDCVSGVCVQTETVLRQAIAERIKPVLMMNKMDRALLELQLEPEELYQTFQRIVENVNVIISTYGEGESGPMGNIMVRPSLAGWCARRSPCLRHLVHNCRLCPGALLTVASHFSYFQIDPVLGTVGFGSGLHGWAFTLKQFAEMYVAKFAAKGEGQLGPAERAKKVEDMMKKLWGDRYFDPANGKFSKSATSPDGKKLPRTFCQLILDPIFKVFDAIMNFKKEETAKLIEKLDIKLDSEDKDKEGKPLLKAVMRRWLPAGDALLQMITIHLPSPVTAQKYRCELLYEGPPDDEAAMGIKSCDPKGPLMMYISKMVPTSDKGRFYAFGRVFSGLVSTGLKVRIMGPNYTPGKKEDLYLKPIQRTILMMGRYVEPIEDVPCGNIVGLVGVDQFLVKTGTITTFEHAHNMRVMKFSVSPVVRVAVEAKNPADLPKLVEGLKRLAKSDPMVQCIIEESGEHIIAGAGELHLEICLKDLEEDHACIPIKKSDPVVSYRETVSEESNVLCLSKSPNKHNRLYMKARPFPDGLAEDIDKGEVSARQELKQRARYLAEKYEWDVAEARKIWCFGPDGTGPNILTDITKGVQYLNEIKDSVVAGFQWATKEGALCEENMRGVRFDVHDVTLHADAIHRGGGQIIPTARRCLYASVLTAQPRLMEPIYLVEIQCPEQVVGGIYGVLNRKRGHVFEESQVAGTPMFVVKAYLPVNESFGFTADLRSNTGGQAFPQCVFDHWQILPGDPFDNSSRPSQVVAETRKRKGLKEGIPALDNFLDKL from the exons ATG GTGAACTTCACGGTAGACCAGATCCGCGCCATCATGGACAAGAAGGCCAACATCCGAAACATGTCTGTCATCGCCCACGTGGACCACGGCAAGTCCACGCTGACAGACTCCCTGGTGTGCAAGGCGGGCATCATCGCCTCGGCCCGGGCCGGGGAGACACGCTTCACTGACACCCGGAAGGATGAGCAGGAGCGTTGCATCACCATCAAGTCAAC TGCCATCTCCCTCTTCTACGAGCTCTCGGAGAATGACTTGAACTTCATCAAGCAGAGCAAGGACGGCGCCGGCTTCCTCATTAACCTCATCGACTCCCCCGGGCACGTCGACTTCTCCTCGGAGGTGACCGCTGCCCTCCGAGTCACTGATGGTGCATTGGTTGTGGTGGACTGCGTGTCAG GCGTGTGTGTGCAGACGGAGACAGTGCTGCGGCAGGCCATTGCGGAGCGCATCAAGCCTGTGCTGATGATGAACAAGATGGACCGTGCCCTGCTGGAGCTGCAGCTGGAGCCCGAGGAGCTCTACCAGACCTTCCAGCGCATTGTGGAGAACGTGAACGTCATCATCTCCACCTATGGCGAGGGCGAGAGCGGCCCCATGGGCAACATCATGGTACGGCCCTCCCTGGCTGGGTGGTGTGCCCGCCGCA GCCCATGCCTGAGGCACCTAGTCCACAACTGCAGGCTCTGCCCAGGGGCCCTCCTCACAGTCGCTTCCCATTTCTCATACTTCCAGATCGATCCTGTCCTCGGTACCGTGGGCTTCGGGTCTGGTCTCCATGGGTGGGCCTTCACCCTGAAGCAGTTTGCGGAGATGTACGTGGCCAAGTTTGCTGCCAAAGGGGAGGGCCAGTTGGGGCCTGCCGAGCGGGCCAAAAAAGTGGAGGACATGATGAAGAAGCTGTGGGGTGACAG GTACTTTGACCCAGCCAACGGCAAGTTCAGCAAGTCAGCCACCAGCCCCGATGGGAAGAAGCTGCCACGCACCTTCTGCCAGTTGATCCTGGACCCCATCTTCAAG GTGTTTGATGCCATCATGAATTTCAAGAAAGAGGAGACAGCAAAACTGATAGAGAAACTGGACATCAAACTGGACAGTGAAGACAAGGACAAGGAAGGCAAACCCCTGCTAAAG GCTGTGATGCGCCGCTGGCTGCCCGCCGGAGACGCCTTGTTGCAGATGATCACCATCCATCTGCCCTCCCCTGTGACGGCCCAAAAGTACCGCTGCGAGCTCCTGTACGAGGGGCCCCCGGACGACGAGGCTGCCATGG GCATTAAAAGCTGTGACCCCAAAGGCCCCCTTATGATGTATATTTCCAAAATGGTGCCAACCTCCGACAAAGGTCGGTTCTACGCCTTTGGACGGGTCTTCTCGGGCCTGGTCTCCACCGGCCTGAAGGTCAGGATTATGGGGCCCAACTACACCCCCGGGAAGAAGGAGGACCTCTACCTGAAGCCAATCCAGAG AACAATCTTGATGATGGGCCGCTATGTGGAGCCCATCGAGGACGTGCCTTGTGGGAACATTGTGGGCCTGGTGGGTGTGGACCAGTTCCTGGTGAAGACGGGCACCATCACCACCTTCGAGCACGCACACAACATGCGGGTGATGAAGTTCAGCGTCAGCCCTGTCGTCAGAGTGGCCGTGGAGGCCAAGAACCCGGCTGACCTACCCAAGCTGGTGGAGGGGCTGAAGCGGCTGGCCAAGTCCGACCCTATGGTGCAG TGCATCATCGAGGAGTCGGGAGAGCACATCATCGCGGGCGCCGGTGAGCTGCACCTGGAGATCTGCCTGAAGGACCTGGAGGAGGACCATGCCTGCATCCCCATCAAG AAATCTGACCCGGTCGTCTCGTACCGCGAGACAGTCAGTGAAGAGTCAAACGTGCTCTGCCTCTCCAAGTCCCCCAACAAGCACAACCGACTGTACATGAAGGCGCGGCCCTTCCCCGATGGCCTGGCCGAGGACATCGATAAAGGCGAGGTGTCTGCCCGCCAGGAGCTCAAGCAGCGGGCACGCTACCTGGCCGAGAAGTACGAGTGGGACGTGGCCGAGGCCCGCAAGATCTGGTGCTTTGGGCCTGACGGCACCGGCCCCAACATCCTCACCGACATCACCAAGGGCGTGCAGTACCTCAACGAGATCAAGGACAGTGTGGTGGCCGGCTTCCAGTGGGCCACCAAGGAG GGTGCGCTGTGTGAGGAGAACATGCGGGGTGTGCGCTTCGACGTCCACGACGTGACTCTGCATGCTGACGCCATCCACCGTGGGGGCGGCCAGATCATCCCCACGGCGCGGCGCTGCCTCTACGCCAGCGTGCTGACCGCCCAGCCGCGCCTCATGGAGCCCATCTACCTTGTGGAGATCCAG TGTCCAGAGCAAGTGGTCGGTGGCATCTATGGAGTTTTGAACAGGAAGCGGGGCCACGTGTTTGAGGAGTCCCAAGTGGCCGGCACCCCCATGTTTGTCGTCAAGGCCTACTTGCCTGTCAACGAGTCCTTTG GCTTCACCGCTGACCTGAGGTCCAACACAGGCGGCCAGGCTTTCCCGCAGTGTGTGTTTGACCACTGGCAGATCTTGCCCGGAGACCCCTTTGACAACAGCAGCCGCCCCAGCCAGGTGGTGGCTGAGACCCGCAAACGCAAGGGCCTGAAGGAAGGCATCCCGGCCCTGGACAACTTCCTGGACAAATTGTAG
- the EEF2 gene encoding elongation factor 2 isoform X13 — protein sequence MARARAAPWATSWYGPPWLGPCLRHLVHNCRLCPGALLTVASHFSYFQIDPVLGTVGFGSGLHGWAFTLKQFAEMYVAKFAAKGEGQLGPAERAKKVEDMMKKLWGDRYFDPANGKFSKSATSPDGKKLPRTFCQLILDPIFKVFDAIMNFKKEETAKLIEKLDIKLDSEDKDKEGKPLLKAVMRRWLPAGDALLQMITIHLPSPVTAQKYRCELLYEGPPDDEAAMGIKSCDPKGPLMMYISKMVPTSDKGRFYAFGRVFSGLVSTGLKVRIMGPNYTPGKKEDLYLKPIQRTILMMGRYVEPIEDVPCGNIVGLVGVDQFLVKTGTITTFEHAHNMRVMKFSVSPVVRVAVEAKNPADLPKLVEGLKRLAKSDPMVQCIIEESGEHIIAGAGELHLEICLKDLEEDHACIPIKKSDPVVSYRETVSEESNVLCLSKSPNKHNRLYMKARPFPDGLAEDIDKGEVSARQELKQRARYLAEKYEWDVAEARKIWCFGPDGTGPNILTDITKGVQYLNEIKDSVVAGFQWATKEGALCEENMRGVRFDVHDVTLHADAIHRGGGQIIPTARRCLYASVLTAQPRLMEPIYLVEIQCPEQVVGGIYGVLNRKRGHVFEESQVAGTPMFVVKAYLPVNESFGFTADLRSNTGGQAFPQCVFDHWQILPGDPFDNSSRPSQVVAETRKRKGLKEGIPALDNFLDKL from the exons ATGGCGAGGGCGAGAGCGGCCCCATGGGCAACATCATGGTACGGCCCTCCCTGGCTGG GCCCATGCCTGAGGCACCTAGTCCACAACTGCAGGCTCTGCCCAGGGGCCCTCCTCACAGTCGCTTCCCATTTCTCATACTTCCAGATCGATCCTGTCCTCGGTACCGTGGGCTTCGGGTCTGGTCTCCATGGGTGGGCCTTCACCCTGAAGCAGTTTGCGGAGATGTACGTGGCCAAGTTTGCTGCCAAAGGGGAGGGCCAGTTGGGGCCTGCCGAGCGGGCCAAAAAAGTGGAGGACATGATGAAGAAGCTGTGGGGTGACAG GTACTTTGACCCAGCCAACGGCAAGTTCAGCAAGTCAGCCACCAGCCCCGATGGGAAGAAGCTGCCACGCACCTTCTGCCAGTTGATCCTGGACCCCATCTTCAAG GTGTTTGATGCCATCATGAATTTCAAGAAAGAGGAGACAGCAAAACTGATAGAGAAACTGGACATCAAACTGGACAGTGAAGACAAGGACAAGGAAGGCAAACCCCTGCTAAAG GCTGTGATGCGCCGCTGGCTGCCCGCCGGAGACGCCTTGTTGCAGATGATCACCATCCATCTGCCCTCCCCTGTGACGGCCCAAAAGTACCGCTGCGAGCTCCTGTACGAGGGGCCCCCGGACGACGAGGCTGCCATGG GCATTAAAAGCTGTGACCCCAAAGGCCCCCTTATGATGTATATTTCCAAAATGGTGCCAACCTCCGACAAAGGTCGGTTCTACGCCTTTGGACGGGTCTTCTCGGGCCTGGTCTCCACCGGCCTGAAGGTCAGGATTATGGGGCCCAACTACACCCCCGGGAAGAAGGAGGACCTCTACCTGAAGCCAATCCAGAG AACAATCTTGATGATGGGCCGCTATGTGGAGCCCATCGAGGACGTGCCTTGTGGGAACATTGTGGGCCTGGTGGGTGTGGACCAGTTCCTGGTGAAGACGGGCACCATCACCACCTTCGAGCACGCACACAACATGCGGGTGATGAAGTTCAGCGTCAGCCCTGTCGTCAGAGTGGCCGTGGAGGCCAAGAACCCGGCTGACCTACCCAAGCTGGTGGAGGGGCTGAAGCGGCTGGCCAAGTCCGACCCTATGGTGCAG TGCATCATCGAGGAGTCGGGAGAGCACATCATCGCGGGCGCCGGTGAGCTGCACCTGGAGATCTGCCTGAAGGACCTGGAGGAGGACCATGCCTGCATCCCCATCAAG AAATCTGACCCGGTCGTCTCGTACCGCGAGACAGTCAGTGAAGAGTCAAACGTGCTCTGCCTCTCCAAGTCCCCCAACAAGCACAACCGACTGTACATGAAGGCGCGGCCCTTCCCCGATGGCCTGGCCGAGGACATCGATAAAGGCGAGGTGTCTGCCCGCCAGGAGCTCAAGCAGCGGGCACGCTACCTGGCCGAGAAGTACGAGTGGGACGTGGCCGAGGCCCGCAAGATCTGGTGCTTTGGGCCTGACGGCACCGGCCCCAACATCCTCACCGACATCACCAAGGGCGTGCAGTACCTCAACGAGATCAAGGACAGTGTGGTGGCCGGCTTCCAGTGGGCCACCAAGGAG GGTGCGCTGTGTGAGGAGAACATGCGGGGTGTGCGCTTCGACGTCCACGACGTGACTCTGCATGCTGACGCCATCCACCGTGGGGGCGGCCAGATCATCCCCACGGCGCGGCGCTGCCTCTACGCCAGCGTGCTGACCGCCCAGCCGCGCCTCATGGAGCCCATCTACCTTGTGGAGATCCAG TGTCCAGAGCAAGTGGTCGGTGGCATCTATGGAGTTTTGAACAGGAAGCGGGGCCACGTGTTTGAGGAGTCCCAAGTGGCCGGCACCCCCATGTTTGTCGTCAAGGCCTACTTGCCTGTCAACGAGTCCTTTG GCTTCACCGCTGACCTGAGGTCCAACACAGGCGGCCAGGCTTTCCCGCAGTGTGTGTTTGACCACTGGCAGATCTTGCCCGGAGACCCCTTTGACAACAGCAGCCGCCCCAGCCAGGTGGTGGCTGAGACCCGCAAACGCAAGGGCCTGAAGGAAGGCATCCCGGCCCTGGACAACTTCCTGGACAAATTGTAG
- the EEF2 gene encoding elongation factor 2, with protein sequence MVNFTVDQIRAIMDKKANIRNMSVIAHVDHGKSTLTDSLVCKAGIIASARAGETRFTDTRKDEQERCITIKSTAISLFYELSENDLNFIKQSKDGAGFLINLIDSPGHVDFSSEVTAALRVTDGALVVVDCVSGVCVQTETVLRQAIAERIKPVLMMNKMDRALLELQLEPEELYQTFQRIVENVNVIISTYGEGESGPMGNIMIDPVLGTVGFGSGLHGWAFTLKQFAEMYVAKFAAKGEGQLGPAERAKKVEDMMKKLWGDRYFDPANGKFSKSATSPDGKKLPRTFCQLILDPIFKVFDAIMNFKKEETAKLIEKLDIKLDSEDKDKEGKPLLKAVMRRWLPAGDALLQMITIHLPSPVTAQKYRCELLYEGPPDDEAAMGIKSCDPKGPLMMYISKMVPTSDKGRFYAFGRVFSGLVSTGLKVRIMGPNYTPGKKEDLYLKPIQRTILMMGRYVEPIEDVPCGNIVGLVGVDQFLVKTGTITTFEHAHNMRVMKFSVSPVVRVAVEAKNPADLPKLVEGLKRLAKSDPMVQCIIEESGEHIIAGAGELHLEICLKDLEEDHACIPIKKSDPVVSYRETVSEESNVLCLSKSPNKHNRLYMKARPFPDGLAEDIDKGEVSARQELKQRARYLAEKYEWDVAEARKIWCFGPDGTGPNILTDITKGVQYLNEIKDSVVAGFQWATKEGALCEENMRGVRFDVHDVTLHADAIHRGGGQIIPTARRCLYASVLTAQPRLMEPIYLVEIQCPEQVVGGIYGVLNRKRGHVFEESQVAGTPMFVVKAYLPVNESFGFTADLRSNTGGQAFPQCVFDHWQILPGDPFDNSSRPSQVVAETRKRKGLKEGIPALDNFLDKL encoded by the exons ATG GTGAACTTCACGGTAGACCAGATCCGCGCCATCATGGACAAGAAGGCCAACATCCGAAACATGTCTGTCATCGCCCACGTGGACCACGGCAAGTCCACGCTGACAGACTCCCTGGTGTGCAAGGCGGGCATCATCGCCTCGGCCCGGGCCGGGGAGACACGCTTCACTGACACCCGGAAGGATGAGCAGGAGCGTTGCATCACCATCAAGTCAAC TGCCATCTCCCTCTTCTACGAGCTCTCGGAGAATGACTTGAACTTCATCAAGCAGAGCAAGGACGGCGCCGGCTTCCTCATTAACCTCATCGACTCCCCCGGGCACGTCGACTTCTCCTCGGAGGTGACCGCTGCCCTCCGAGTCACTGATGGTGCATTGGTTGTGGTGGACTGCGTGTCAG GCGTGTGTGTGCAGACGGAGACAGTGCTGCGGCAGGCCATTGCGGAGCGCATCAAGCCTGTGCTGATGATGAACAAGATGGACCGTGCCCTGCTGGAGCTGCAGCTGGAGCCCGAGGAGCTCTACCAGACCTTCCAGCGCATTGTGGAGAACGTGAACGTCATCATCTCCACCTATGGCGAGGGCGAGAGCGGCCCCATGGGCAACATCATG ATCGATCCTGTCCTCGGTACCGTGGGCTTCGGGTCTGGTCTCCATGGGTGGGCCTTCACCCTGAAGCAGTTTGCGGAGATGTACGTGGCCAAGTTTGCTGCCAAAGGGGAGGGCCAGTTGGGGCCTGCCGAGCGGGCCAAAAAAGTGGAGGACATGATGAAGAAGCTGTGGGGTGACAG GTACTTTGACCCAGCCAACGGCAAGTTCAGCAAGTCAGCCACCAGCCCCGATGGGAAGAAGCTGCCACGCACCTTCTGCCAGTTGATCCTGGACCCCATCTTCAAG GTGTTTGATGCCATCATGAATTTCAAGAAAGAGGAGACAGCAAAACTGATAGAGAAACTGGACATCAAACTGGACAGTGAAGACAAGGACAAGGAAGGCAAACCCCTGCTAAAG GCTGTGATGCGCCGCTGGCTGCCCGCCGGAGACGCCTTGTTGCAGATGATCACCATCCATCTGCCCTCCCCTGTGACGGCCCAAAAGTACCGCTGCGAGCTCCTGTACGAGGGGCCCCCGGACGACGAGGCTGCCATGG GCATTAAAAGCTGTGACCCCAAAGGCCCCCTTATGATGTATATTTCCAAAATGGTGCCAACCTCCGACAAAGGTCGGTTCTACGCCTTTGGACGGGTCTTCTCGGGCCTGGTCTCCACCGGCCTGAAGGTCAGGATTATGGGGCCCAACTACACCCCCGGGAAGAAGGAGGACCTCTACCTGAAGCCAATCCAGAG AACAATCTTGATGATGGGCCGCTATGTGGAGCCCATCGAGGACGTGCCTTGTGGGAACATTGTGGGCCTGGTGGGTGTGGACCAGTTCCTGGTGAAGACGGGCACCATCACCACCTTCGAGCACGCACACAACATGCGGGTGATGAAGTTCAGCGTCAGCCCTGTCGTCAGAGTGGCCGTGGAGGCCAAGAACCCGGCTGACCTACCCAAGCTGGTGGAGGGGCTGAAGCGGCTGGCCAAGTCCGACCCTATGGTGCAG TGCATCATCGAGGAGTCGGGAGAGCACATCATCGCGGGCGCCGGTGAGCTGCACCTGGAGATCTGCCTGAAGGACCTGGAGGAGGACCATGCCTGCATCCCCATCAAG AAATCTGACCCGGTCGTCTCGTACCGCGAGACAGTCAGTGAAGAGTCAAACGTGCTCTGCCTCTCCAAGTCCCCCAACAAGCACAACCGACTGTACATGAAGGCGCGGCCCTTCCCCGATGGCCTGGCCGAGGACATCGATAAAGGCGAGGTGTCTGCCCGCCAGGAGCTCAAGCAGCGGGCACGCTACCTGGCCGAGAAGTACGAGTGGGACGTGGCCGAGGCCCGCAAGATCTGGTGCTTTGGGCCTGACGGCACCGGCCCCAACATCCTCACCGACATCACCAAGGGCGTGCAGTACCTCAACGAGATCAAGGACAGTGTGGTGGCCGGCTTCCAGTGGGCCACCAAGGAG GGTGCGCTGTGTGAGGAGAACATGCGGGGTGTGCGCTTCGACGTCCACGACGTGACTCTGCATGCTGACGCCATCCACCGTGGGGGCGGCCAGATCATCCCCACGGCGCGGCGCTGCCTCTACGCCAGCGTGCTGACCGCCCAGCCGCGCCTCATGGAGCCCATCTACCTTGTGGAGATCCAG TGTCCAGAGCAAGTGGTCGGTGGCATCTATGGAGTTTTGAACAGGAAGCGGGGCCACGTGTTTGAGGAGTCCCAAGTGGCCGGCACCCCCATGTTTGTCGTCAAGGCCTACTTGCCTGTCAACGAGTCCTTTG GCTTCACCGCTGACCTGAGGTCCAACACAGGCGGCCAGGCTTTCCCGCAGTGTGTGTTTGACCACTGGCAGATCTTGCCCGGAGACCCCTTTGACAACAGCAGCCGCCCCAGCCAGGTGGTGGCTGAGACCCGCAAACGCAAGGGCCTGAAGGAAGGCATCCCGGCCCTGGACAACTTCCTGGACAAATTGTAG
- the EEF2 gene encoding elongation factor 2 isoform X9 produces MMNKMDRALLELQLEPEELYQTFQRIVENVNVIISTYGEGESGPMGNIMIDPVLGTVGFGSGLHGWAFTLKQFAEMYVAKFAAKGEGQLGPAERAKKVEDMMKKLWGDRYFDPANGKFSKSATSPDGKKLPRTFCQLILDPIFKVFDAIMNFKKEETAKLIEKLDIKLDSEDKDKEGKPLLKAVMRRWLPAGDALLQMITIHLPSPVTAQKYRCELLYEGPPDDEAAMGIKSCDPKGPLMMYISKMVPTSDKGRFYAFGRVFSGLVSTGLKVRIMGPNYTPGKKEDLYLKPIQRTILMMGRYVEPIEDVPCGNIVGLVGVDQFLVKTGTITTFEHAHNMRVMKFSVSPVVRVAVEAKNPADLPKLVEGLKRLAKSDPMVQCIIEESGEHIIAGAGELHLEICLKDLEEDHACIPIKKSDPVVSYRETVSEESNVLCLSKSPNKHNRLYMKARPFPDGLAEDIDKGEVSARQELKQRARYLAEKYEWDVAEARKIWCFGPDGTGPNILTDITKGVQYLNEIKDSVVAGFQWATKEGALCEENMRGVRFDVHDVTLHADAIHRGGGQIIPTARRCLYASVLTAQPRLMEPIYLVEIQCPEQVVGGIYGVLNRKRGHVFEESQVAGTPMFVVKAYLPVNESFGFTADLRSNTGGQAFPQCVFDHWQILPGDPFDNSSRPSQVVAETRKRKGLKEGIPALDNFLDKL; encoded by the exons ATGATGAACAAGATGGACCGTGCCCTGCTGGAGCTGCAGCTGGAGCCCGAGGAGCTCTACCAGACCTTCCAGCGCATTGTGGAGAACGTGAACGTCATCATCTCCACCTATGGCGAGGGCGAGAGCGGCCCCATGGGCAACATCATG ATCGATCCTGTCCTCGGTACCGTGGGCTTCGGGTCTGGTCTCCATGGGTGGGCCTTCACCCTGAAGCAGTTTGCGGAGATGTACGTGGCCAAGTTTGCTGCCAAAGGGGAGGGCCAGTTGGGGCCTGCCGAGCGGGCCAAAAAAGTGGAGGACATGATGAAGAAGCTGTGGGGTGACAG GTACTTTGACCCAGCCAACGGCAAGTTCAGCAAGTCAGCCACCAGCCCCGATGGGAAGAAGCTGCCACGCACCTTCTGCCAGTTGATCCTGGACCCCATCTTCAAG GTGTTTGATGCCATCATGAATTTCAAGAAAGAGGAGACAGCAAAACTGATAGAGAAACTGGACATCAAACTGGACAGTGAAGACAAGGACAAGGAAGGCAAACCCCTGCTAAAG GCTGTGATGCGCCGCTGGCTGCCCGCCGGAGACGCCTTGTTGCAGATGATCACCATCCATCTGCCCTCCCCTGTGACGGCCCAAAAGTACCGCTGCGAGCTCCTGTACGAGGGGCCCCCGGACGACGAGGCTGCCATGG GCATTAAAAGCTGTGACCCCAAAGGCCCCCTTATGATGTATATTTCCAAAATGGTGCCAACCTCCGACAAAGGTCGGTTCTACGCCTTTGGACGGGTCTTCTCGGGCCTGGTCTCCACCGGCCTGAAGGTCAGGATTATGGGGCCCAACTACACCCCCGGGAAGAAGGAGGACCTCTACCTGAAGCCAATCCAGAG AACAATCTTGATGATGGGCCGCTATGTGGAGCCCATCGAGGACGTGCCTTGTGGGAACATTGTGGGCCTGGTGGGTGTGGACCAGTTCCTGGTGAAGACGGGCACCATCACCACCTTCGAGCACGCACACAACATGCGGGTGATGAAGTTCAGCGTCAGCCCTGTCGTCAGAGTGGCCGTGGAGGCCAAGAACCCGGCTGACCTACCCAAGCTGGTGGAGGGGCTGAAGCGGCTGGCCAAGTCCGACCCTATGGTGCAG TGCATCATCGAGGAGTCGGGAGAGCACATCATCGCGGGCGCCGGTGAGCTGCACCTGGAGATCTGCCTGAAGGACCTGGAGGAGGACCATGCCTGCATCCCCATCAAG AAATCTGACCCGGTCGTCTCGTACCGCGAGACAGTCAGTGAAGAGTCAAACGTGCTCTGCCTCTCCAAGTCCCCCAACAAGCACAACCGACTGTACATGAAGGCGCGGCCCTTCCCCGATGGCCTGGCCGAGGACATCGATAAAGGCGAGGTGTCTGCCCGCCAGGAGCTCAAGCAGCGGGCACGCTACCTGGCCGAGAAGTACGAGTGGGACGTGGCCGAGGCCCGCAAGATCTGGTGCTTTGGGCCTGACGGCACCGGCCCCAACATCCTCACCGACATCACCAAGGGCGTGCAGTACCTCAACGAGATCAAGGACAGTGTGGTGGCCGGCTTCCAGTGGGCCACCAAGGAG GGTGCGCTGTGTGAGGAGAACATGCGGGGTGTGCGCTTCGACGTCCACGACGTGACTCTGCATGCTGACGCCATCCACCGTGGGGGCGGCCAGATCATCCCCACGGCGCGGCGCTGCCTCTACGCCAGCGTGCTGACCGCCCAGCCGCGCCTCATGGAGCCCATCTACCTTGTGGAGATCCAG TGTCCAGAGCAAGTGGTCGGTGGCATCTATGGAGTTTTGAACAGGAAGCGGGGCCACGTGTTTGAGGAGTCCCAAGTGGCCGGCACCCCCATGTTTGTCGTCAAGGCCTACTTGCCTGTCAACGAGTCCTTTG GCTTCACCGCTGACCTGAGGTCCAACACAGGCGGCCAGGCTTTCCCGCAGTGTGTGTTTGACCACTGGCAGATCTTGCCCGGAGACCCCTTTGACAACAGCAGCCGCCCCAGCCAGGTGGTGGCTGAGACCCGCAAACGCAAGGGCCTGAAGGAAGGCATCCCGGCCCTGGACAACTTCCTGGACAAATTGTAG